The Acidithiobacillus sp. genome contains the following window.
ACCTGGATCGTTCATCATACGAATACGACTATCCATCGTTGTGCAGCGAATACGGCAGCACTCCCCCGGCATCTCGACGATATCGATTTCCGCGGTGCGGAGATATTTACCCGCATACCAGCCAGGGAGCAGCGTCATCTCGCACGTGCTTACAGCAGTTATGTCTGCTGTGAGGAGTGCGAAGCGGCTCTGCTCAACCCCGTGAAGCATAGGGGTGCCGCATGAGTAATATCTGGGACGATGAATGGTTGAACCGCCGTTATTATGAAGGCCTCCTACCGGAGGCAGCGGAACGCCATCTGCATCTCGCGGCGCGCTCTTATGCGGACGATGTGCGCGCTGAGGATCATCTGATGGATGCCATCGCCATCGCGCCCGAACACATGGTCGTTTACCTGGGTTTATACAAATTTTATTTCTATAAAGGCCGACTGAGCGAGGCGCTGGCTACGGCCCGCATCTGTCTGCAGCGCAGCGCCGCAGAATTGGGTATTGATCCGGACTGGCGCGAGGTAAGGGAGCGGCAGGCGGATTTTGGCAGTTTTGATGCTCCGCGGGCACGCTTTTATATGTTCGTGCTGAAAGCCTATGGTTACCTGCATTTGCGTCTGGGTCACCTGGCTATGGGCAGCAAAATCATGGACAAACTCATCGAACTGGACCCGACGGATAAAATACAGGCCCGGGCGCTGCTGGAAGTCCTGCAAAAAAAAGAGGAAGACGACGATGAGTGATCCGGACGAGGCCATTGACTGGCAGGGCGGTGCCGTCTCCTGTGAAGCCTGCCCTGAGCGCGGGATTCCAGAGCTGAAGTGCGAACCGTTACATGCCTGTATGCATGATCGTTACGCCAAAAGGGTGGATCGCTTTTTCCGCTGGAATCCGCAGATCGCCAAGGATTATCTGCAACACGGCTACTTTGAGGTGCGGGCTTGCGCCGCACGTTATGCAGATATTTTTCATCTGCCCGCACTGATGAACGATCCCGACGAAACCGTGCGCTGGGCGGTAGCACAAAGGCTCCCGCAACGCTATCTGCTGCGGATGATCCACGATCCGCATCGGGAAGTGCGTATCCGGGTTGCCGCGCGGCTGGATGACCGTAACCTGTCGGCCATGATGCACGATGCGGATTATTACGTACGCCTGGAGGTAGTACGTCGTCTGCCCAAAGGCCTGTTGCCGCTCATGATGCATGATTCCGATGTGGAGGTCCGGCGGGTTGTGGCCAAACGCATCGGCGTGGATGCTCTGGTCAAAATGCTGCAGGACGATGATCCCGGGGTCCGTCTGGACGCCATTGAACGTGTACCGGTGTCGATCCTTTCCACGCTGGTTGACGATGCGGATTGGCGTATCCGCTACGAGGTAGCGGCGCGCGGGAGCCAGGAAGCGGTAATCAGCCTGTTGGCGGATGAGGATTATGAGGTGCGTCGTTGCGCCGCGGAACGCTTGGGGAAAGGCGATACACTTTCCAAACAACGATTGCCAGGGGAGGGTGGAATATGGCCGGAATGAGCAGAGACAGCGCAACGGTGGAGTTGGGCGCGGAACCCGAGTTCAATTATGGAGATAAAGTCCGTTCCCGCAAGCATGTGAAAAATGACGGGACATTCACCGGCGCCGAAATCGGCGAGGTGATTGTAACAAAAGGCGATGTCGGTTTTATCATCAGTATCGGGACCTATTTGCAACAATTTTATATTTATGGCGTGGATTTTTATGAACGTGGTCATCTGGTAGGTATGAAGGGCCGTGAACTGGAACTGATCGAATACAATCCGAGTCAGGAGGAGAAAATCTCATGATGGATCTGCGTCCTCCCCGATTTGATTGGGGCCTCAAGGTATTGGCTGGCGATGATATTTTTAATGACGGGACTTATCCGGGGAAGGCCGAAGGGGCCTTGCTGGTGGCCAAGGACAGTCCGGGAGAAATCGTGCGGGTAGGACATCATGAGGAGAGCAACACGCCCCTCTACCTCGTGGAGTTTGCCAACGGCATGGTGGTGGGTTGCCTGGAAGAGGAAATATTACCCCTCGGAGAGCCGAAGCCATGAGCATAACGCGCAGCATTTATCTCGATAATAATGCGACAACGGCCTTGGCACCGGCGGCACTGGACGCCATGTTGCCCTATTTGTCCACGGAGTATGCCAATCCGTCCAGCGCCTCCGAAGCGGGCGTAAGCGTCAAGAAAGCGTTGGGTGAGGCGCGGGTTGCGGTAGCCAAATTGTTGGGCTCCTCACCCGCGGAGCTGATTTTTACCAGTGGCGCGACGGAGAGCAATCATACGGCGATCCTGGGCGCGCTCTCCCTGACGAAAGGCAAACGCCACCTCATCACCAGCCAGGTGGAACATCCTTCGGTATTGCTCATGTGCCAGCATCTGGAACGCCTCGGGATAGAGGTGAGTTACCTGCCGGTGGATGAAGAGGGACGGCTGGACCTGCACGACTTGCGCGCTGCCTTGCGTCCGGATACCGCCTTGGTTTCCCTCATGTGGGCGAACAATGAAACGGGTGTGCTCTTTCCTGTTGTTGAAGCGGCTGCCATTGCGCATGACGCGGGGGCATTTTTTCATACGGATGCGACCCAGGCGCTTGGCAAGCTGTCGGTGAATGCAGCCGCTTCCGGTGTGGATTTTTTGTCCTGCTCGGCACATAAGATTCATGGCCCTAAGGGCGTGGGGGCATTGTTCGTTCGCAAAGGCATTGCCTTACCACCCTTGTTTCATGGTCATCAGGAACGGGGACGGCGGGGCGGTACTGAGAATGTTCCCGCCATCGCCGGTTTTGCGGCCGCTGCCCGCCTGCTCACCAATATTGAACACGAGGCGCGTTACTTGCGGGGACTGCGTGATCATTTTGAACAAGGTCTGTTGGCTTTCATGCCCTGTGCGCGTATCCACGGACAGGAAGCCGAGCGTTTACCCAATACCAGTAATGTCGGGTTTATCGCTCTTGACGGTGAAGAATTACTCTATCGCCTGGAACAGGAAGGCATTACGGCTGCAGCCGGTGCGGCCTGTGCTGCTGGCGGGCAGGAACCTTCCCATGTGCTCACGGCTATGGGCTTTTCTAAAACGGCGGTGCTGTCCTCACTGCGTTTCTCCTTTGGACGCCTGAACCGATCGGAGGATGTGGAGCGGCTGCTCCGCGTATTACCAGGCATCCTGCTGGGCATAATGGACATGCCGCCGATGACGGCCGGTGCCCCGATTTCTTGTGCACACTAAACAAGGAATAACCCCATGAAGGTGATGATTCGTAAAAATGCGGCCGGTGAGCTGACGGCGTATGTGCCCAAGAAGGACCTTGAAGAACCCATTACCGAGTGTCAGAAGCCGGAACTGTGGGGCGGAATGGTGACGCTGGCTAACGGCTGGCGCCTGGAATTGCCGGAGATGCCCAGTGATACCCGCCTGCCTATTACCGTAGAAGCGCGTCGCCTGGAGGGCTGAGAGGATGGAATTCACTGACGAAGATCTCGCGGTGCTTGTTGATCTGGGCCGGAATGCCTGCCGGTCTGGTGAAGGCATCCTGCCTGTTTTGCGTACCCGCTTCCCCGGACTGCCCATTACCCAATGTCCTGCCGGTGATGTCAGCGACGAGCCTTTCCGTGCCGGTGAATATTTTGACCTGCATCTGCTCGATACCCGCGACCACTGCTGGAAGGTCACATCCGATTCCCAGGCGGCGACGGGCCTGCTGCTCGCCATGCACCGGGGTACGACATGACTGCGGTCGAAATTCCGCTCTCGGACCCGGACATCAGCCCCGGCGAACTGGAGGCCGTAGAGGCGGTGTTGCGTTCCACTCGCATCAGCGCCGGGGAACAAGTGGAGGCCTTCGAAGCGGCCTTTGCTGCCTATCACGGGCGGCGCTACGCCGTCGCCGTCGCCAGTCCGACTCTGGCCCTGATGCTCTGCCTGCGCGCCTACGAACTCAGGGCGGGCGACGAAGTCATCCTCTCGCCCTATAGCTGGTGGCAGATCGGGCATGCCCTGGCGTGGTACGGGGTTCAGCCGGTGTTCGCGGATATCGATTACTACTCCGGCACGATCTCCCCCAAAGGGGCTGAGACCCTGATCACGGAGAAAACCCGGGCGATTCTCGCCGGCAATACCAAGGGGCATCCTGCCTTCTGGCAGGAGCTGCGCACGATGGCCAACGAAAACGGTCTGATTCTGCTGGAAGATTCGACGGAGGCCATCGGCTCCCGCTATCAGGACAAGCTGGTCGGCAGCTTCGGGGACAGCGCTATTTTTGCCTTTGCCCAGCCCTCTGCCCTGGTCTGCGGTGAAGGTGCCATGATCGTCACGGACGATACCGAAACCGTCAGCCGTCTGCGCCAATACCGCGCGCGGGGCATCAGTGAGCGGGGCTCGGTGGTGGCGCCTACCCGTCCACCCCTGCAGGCAGAAATGAGCGATATTCAGGCCGCCATAGGGCTGGTCCAGCTCGCCCGTCTGGACGGCATTTTGCAACGCCGACAGCAGGTGGAAACGCTTTACTTTGAGTACATGAAGTCCTTTGAAGGTATCAAGGATCCCTACCATGGGCCGGATGCCACCGCGGTACATTGGTTTGCGTACGAAGTACACCTCGGTACCCGGTTCAGCCGCAGCAGTCGGGATGCCATCGTCACCGATCTCCGCGCCCAGGGTATCGAGGCGGCCTCTTACTGCCTGCCCATGCATACGCAATCCTATTATCGCGAGCGCGGCGGCGGTCACTGCCCGACCGCCGTGCGGGTGTCCGACCGCACCCTGATCCTGCCTTTTCACCCGCGCCTGGGAGAAGAGGAAATCGCCTTTATCATCGAAACATTGAAGGATGCATCCGTCAATGTGGGTGCTGGTGCCGCCATTTATTAGTGTGTTGTTTTTACGTTCATTTTAATAGAGGAGAAGATTGAATGCCCATTATCACCATCAAACCCAGTGGTAAAACCGTTGAGATGCCCGTGGGGGCCAGTCTCGCCGCCGCGGTGAT
Protein-coding sequences here:
- a CDS encoding 4Fe4S-binding leucine-rich repeat protein, with product MSDPDEAIDWQGGAVSCEACPERGIPELKCEPLHACMHDRYAKRVDRFFRWNPQIAKDYLQHGYFEVRACAARYADIFHLPALMNDPDETVRWAVAQRLPQRYLLRMIHDPHREVRIRVAARLDDRNLSAMMHDADYYVRLEVVRRLPKGLLPLMMHDSDVEVRRVVAKRIGVDALVKMLQDDDPGVRLDAIERVPVSILSTLVDDADWRIRYEVAARGSQEAVISLLADEDYEVRRCAAERLGKGDTLSKQRLPGEGGIWPE
- a CDS encoding nitrogen fixation protein NifZ encodes the protein MAGMSRDSATVELGAEPEFNYGDKVRSRKHVKNDGTFTGAEIGEVIVTKGDVGFIISIGTYLQQFYIYGVDFYERGHLVGMKGRELELIEYNPSQEEKIS
- a CDS encoding nitrogen fixation protein NifZ, giving the protein MMDLRPPRFDWGLKVLAGDDIFNDGTYPGKAEGALLVAKDSPGEIVRVGHHEESNTPLYLVEFANGMVVGCLEEEILPLGEPKP
- a CDS encoding aminotransferase class V-fold PLP-dependent enzyme translates to MSITRSIYLDNNATTALAPAALDAMLPYLSTEYANPSSASEAGVSVKKALGEARVAVAKLLGSSPAELIFTSGATESNHTAILGALSLTKGKRHLITSQVEHPSVLLMCQHLERLGIEVSYLPVDEEGRLDLHDLRAALRPDTALVSLMWANNETGVLFPVVEAAAIAHDAGAFFHTDATQALGKLSVNAAASGVDFLSCSAHKIHGPKGVGALFVRKGIALPPLFHGHQERGRRGGTENVPAIAGFAAAARLLTNIEHEARYLRGLRDHFEQGLLAFMPCARIHGQEAERLPNTSNVGFIALDGEELLYRLEQEGITAAAGAACAAGGQEPSHVLTAMGFSKTAVLSSLRFSFGRLNRSEDVERLLRVLPGILLGIMDMPPMTAGAPISCAH
- the nifT gene encoding putative nitrogen fixation protein NifT, with product MKVMIRKNAAGELTAYVPKKDLEEPITECQKPELWGGMVTLANGWRLELPEMPSDTRLPITVEARRLEG
- a CDS encoding DegT/DnrJ/EryC1/StrS aminotransferase family protein, whose product is MTAVEIPLSDPDISPGELEAVEAVLRSTRISAGEQVEAFEAAFAAYHGRRYAVAVASPTLALMLCLRAYELRAGDEVILSPYSWWQIGHALAWYGVQPVFADIDYYSGTISPKGAETLITEKTRAILAGNTKGHPAFWQELRTMANENGLILLEDSTEAIGSRYQDKLVGSFGDSAIFAFAQPSALVCGEGAMIVTDDTETVSRLRQYRARGISERGSVVAPTRPPLQAEMSDIQAAIGLVQLARLDGILQRRQQVETLYFEYMKSFEGIKDPYHGPDATAVHWFAYEVHLGTRFSRSSRDAIVTDLRAQGIEAASYCLPMHTQSYYRERGGGHCPTAVRVSDRTLILPFHPRLGEEEIAFIIETLKDASVNVGAGAAIY